In Elusimicrobium sp. An273, a genomic segment contains:
- a CDS encoding type IV pilin protein, with protein sequence MKKGFTLLELLVTVIIVAILSSVAVMYYGRFIERMRIAEADTAIGSAILSQERVFIKFQRYTPYWHQLDAGPLAVRTPKENNDFANGKLNTIYYTRGGMLSGKPKSGFAISFETDATGRWFAVARRVGDDTYTYRIVRPFDDTKSTCVPDWGNEKDLAICVDYMGVADAAQLSPDPMVPKVEGN encoded by the coding sequence ATGAAAAAAGGTTTCACGCTGTTGGAATTATTGGTAACCGTAATTATCGTAGCCATTTTGTCCAGCGTGGCGGTTATGTATTACGGGCGGTTTATTGAGCGTATGCGCATTGCCGAGGCGGATACCGCCATCGGGTCGGCCATTTTATCGCAGGAGCGGGTCTTTATCAAATTCCAGCGCTACACGCCGTATTGGCACCAGCTGGATGCGGGGCCGCTTGCGGTGCGCACGCCCAAAGAAAATAATGATTTTGCCAACGGCAAATTAAACACCATTTATTACACGCGGGGCGGTATGCTGTCGGGCAAGCCGAAATCCGGCTTTGCCATTTCGTTTGAAACGGACGCTACGGGCCGTTGGTTTGCGGTAGCCAGAAGAGTGGGGGACGATACGTACACGTACCGGATTGTCCGCCCGTTTGATGACACGAAATCCACCTGCGTGCCGGACTGGGGGAATGAAAAAGATCTGGCGATTTGCGTGGATTATATGGGGGTGGCGGATGCGGCGCAGTTAAGCCCGGATCCGATGGTGCCCAAAGTGGAAGGAAATTAA
- a CDS encoding MarC family protein, translating to MDSFISSVITLALVMDGFGNIPLFITALKKVAPERRKIVLLRELGIALLIMIAFLFLGKWFLHAFGIHEYSLSIAGGIILFIISVKLVFGGEEEPKNDPKEDEPFVVPLAIPLVAGPAALSMVMITAAQQSNKLITLGAVIGASLINSVILMASFPLSKLLGKRGLIAIERLTGMILILMSVDMVMGGISSFMSL from the coding sequence ATGGATTCTTTTATTTCCTCTGTTATCACGCTGGCGTTAGTTATGGATGGGTTCGGCAATATCCCGCTGTTTATTACCGCCCTTAAAAAAGTAGCCCCGGAACGGCGCAAAATCGTCTTGCTGCGCGAATTGGGGATTGCCCTGCTTATTATGATTGCGTTTCTGTTTTTGGGCAAATGGTTCTTGCATGCTTTTGGCATTCATGAGTATTCGCTGAGCATTGCAGGCGGCATTATTTTGTTTATTATTTCGGTCAAATTGGTTTTTGGCGGCGAAGAAGAACCCAAAAACGACCCCAAAGAAGACGAACCGTTTGTGGTGCCGTTGGCCATTCCGTTGGTGGCGGGCCCGGCGGCGCTGTCTATGGTCATGATTACGGCGGCCCAGCAATCCAATAAACTCATCACGTTGGGGGCGGTTATCGGGGCTTCGTTAATCAATTCGGTTATTTTGATGGCCTCTTTTCCGCTCAGCAAATTGTTGGGAAAACGCGGCTTAATCGCCATTGAACGCCTGACGGGTATGATCCTGATTTTGATGTCGGTGGATATGGTAATGGGCGGAATTTCATCGTTCATGAGCTTGTAA
- a CDS encoding DMT family transporter, with product MNKTRLAVIYALTAALCYGLSAPFSKLLLRQISPAFLASLLYWGAGLGMLAVYVFPAKSAPSAPALSGKDFPWLAAMVLLDAAAPMLLLWGLQTTTPATVALLNNFEIAATALIAFWLFKETVSKRLWAAVVLITAASVLLTVDDFSALSFSKGALLALAASICWGFENNTTRQLSAKNPVQTVMVKGFGSGSLSLCVAAYTGQIHLAPGYILGALLLGALAYGCSVYFYILAQRYLGAARTGVFYAAAPFMGVLFSFMLIGQPIGWSFCTALALMLAGTWLAAADTSSRPEVP from the coding sequence ATGAACAAAACCCGGCTTGCCGTCATTTATGCACTAACCGCGGCCCTGTGCTACGGCTTAAGCGCTCCTTTTTCCAAACTGCTTCTGCGGCAGATTTCCCCCGCGTTTTTGGCTTCTTTACTGTATTGGGGCGCTGGGCTGGGCATGCTGGCGGTGTATGTGTTTCCTGCAAAATCCGCCCCTTCTGCGCCCGCGCTGTCCGGCAAAGATTTCCCGTGGCTGGCCGCTATGGTGCTGCTGGATGCCGCCGCCCCGATGCTGTTGCTTTGGGGGCTGCAAACCACGACTCCGGCCACGGTAGCACTGCTGAACAATTTTGAAATTGCCGCTACGGCGTTAATTGCGTTTTGGTTATTTAAAGAAACGGTCAGTAAACGGCTGTGGGCGGCTGTTGTATTGATTACGGCCGCTTCGGTCTTATTAACGGTGGATGATTTTTCCGCGCTGTCTTTTTCCAAGGGGGCGCTGTTGGCGTTGGCGGCAAGTATTTGCTGGGGATTTGAAAACAACACCACCCGCCAGTTATCTGCCAAAAACCCCGTACAAACGGTCATGGTTAAGGGATTTGGCTCCGGTAGTTTGTCCTTATGCGTGGCCGCTTATACCGGGCAGATACATCTTGCCCCCGGCTATATATTAGGAGCATTGCTGCTGGGAGCGCTTGCGTACGGGTGCAGCGTGTATTTTTATATTTTAGCCCAACGCTACTTGGGCGCGGCCCGCACCGGCGTTTTTTATGCGGCGGCGCCTTTTATGGGAGTGCTCTTTTCTTTTATGTTAATTGGACAGCCGATCGGCTGGTCTTTTTGTACGGCACTGGCGCTTATGCTGGCGGGCACTTGGCTGGCCGCGGCCGACACGTCCTCCCGCCCCGAAGTACCTTAA
- a CDS encoding bifunctional methionine sulfoxide reductase B/A protein: protein MKPLNPEEKHILLEKGTEPPFSGKYYRHKAAGRYLCRQCGAPLYRSEDKFNSACGWPSFDDEIPGAVRRVPDADGVRTEIVCARCGGHLGHVFEGEHLTAKNVRHCVNSLSLVFQPAGEETTSPRGEVAIFAGGCFWGVEHLMKNFPGILQIEPGYTGGYEPHPTYEQVCSQLTGHAEAVRIVFDPKQVSYETLVKGFMEIHDPTQQNRQGPDVGSQYRSEIFYTTQAQRQTALAVIALLRSKGYPVVTQVTEASSFWPAEDYHHRYYERTGAQPYCHRRVKRF from the coding sequence ATGAAACCCCTGAATCCGGAAGAAAAACACATCCTGCTTGAAAAAGGAACGGAACCCCCGTTCAGCGGGAAATACTACCGCCACAAAGCGGCCGGCCGTTATCTGTGCCGCCAATGCGGTGCGCCGCTGTATAGAAGTGAGGACAAATTTAACTCCGCCTGCGGCTGGCCCAGCTTTGATGATGAAATCCCCGGTGCGGTCAGACGCGTGCCGGATGCCGACGGCGTGCGGACGGAAATTGTGTGCGCGCGCTGCGGGGGGCATTTGGGACACGTGTTTGAAGGGGAACACTTAACCGCCAAAAATGTGCGCCACTGCGTTAATTCGTTGTCTTTGGTGTTTCAGCCGGCCGGGGAAGAAACCACCAGCCCGCGGGGAGAAGTGGCTATTTTTGCGGGCGGCTGTTTTTGGGGGGTAGAGCATCTGATGAAAAATTTTCCGGGTATTTTGCAAATAGAGCCCGGCTATACGGGCGGCTACGAGCCGCACCCCACCTACGAACAAGTTTGTTCCCAGCTCACCGGCCATGCCGAAGCCGTGCGGATTGTGTTTGACCCCAAACAGGTAAGTTATGAAACGTTGGTGAAAGGATTTATGGAAATTCACGACCCGACCCAGCAAAACCGCCAAGGGCCGGATGTGGGATCGCAGTACCGCTCGGAAATTTTTTACACGACCCAGGCCCAGCGCCAAACGGCGTTGGCGGTCATCGCGTTATTGCGAAGCAAGGGCTATCCCGTCGTTACGCAGGTAACAGAAGCTTCTTCTTTTTGGCCGGCCGAAGATTATCATCACCGCTATTATGAACGCACCGGTGCGCAGCCGTATTGCCACCGCCGGGTAAAGCGCTTTTAA
- a CDS encoding RidA family protein, with product MKKVINSNNAPKAIGPYSQAIDDGGFVFTSGVLPIDPVTGEIYSGDVQVQTELILKNLENILKEAGCALKHVVKTTVFMTDLTKFAEMNAVYASFFKDNPPARSTIQVVALPKGSMVEIEAIAKK from the coding sequence ATGAAAAAAGTCATTAATTCCAACAATGCGCCCAAAGCCATCGGGCCTTATTCGCAAGCCATTGACGACGGCGGCTTCGTTTTTACTTCCGGTGTGCTGCCGATTGACCCCGTAACAGGCGAGATTTACAGCGGCGATGTGCAGGTGCAAACCGAACTGATTTTAAAAAACTTGGAAAACATCTTAAAAGAAGCCGGCTGCGCGTTGAAACATGTGGTTAAAACCACGGTGTTTATGACGGATTTGACCAAATTTGCCGAAATGAACGCGGTGTATGCTTCTTTCTTTAAAGACAATCCGCCCGCCCGCAGCACCATTCAGGTGGTGGCCTTGCCCAAAGGCAGTATGGTAGAAATTGAAGCGATTGCCAAAAAATAG
- a CDS encoding flavin reductase family protein: MKKVKIEKALTFIEPGPLLLLTTFDGQKNNVMPLSWAMPLDFDGRFALCTGPWNYSFGALRKQKECVLCVPGPALLKTAVKLGMESGEDTDKFKKFSLRTLPASQVKAPLLADCAACVECRVERFWQAYGIFVLKALQAWENPSCADGRMVHAVGDGTFRADGEKFNLRRLMKAKLPPGL, encoded by the coding sequence ATGAAAAAAGTGAAAATAGAAAAAGCGCTTACGTTTATTGAGCCCGGCCCGCTGTTGCTGCTGACTACTTTTGACGGGCAAAAAAATAACGTAATGCCTCTTTCCTGGGCGATGCCGCTGGACTTTGACGGCCGCTTTGCCTTATGCACCGGCCCTTGGAACTATTCGTTTGGCGCACTGCGCAAACAGAAAGAATGCGTGCTGTGTGTGCCGGGCCCTGCCCTGCTGAAGACGGCGGTGAAGTTGGGAATGGAAAGCGGGGAAGATACGGATAAATTTAAAAAATTTTCCCTGCGTACGTTGCCTGCTTCGCAAGTCAAAGCGCCGCTGTTGGCCGATTGTGCGGCATGCGTGGAGTGCCGGGTGGAGCGGTTTTGGCAGGCGTATGGAATTTTTGTGTTAAAGGCCTTGCAGGCGTGGGAGAACCCGTCGTGCGCGGACGGGCGGATGGTGCACGCGGTGGGCGACGGTACCTTCCGGGCAGACGGCGAAAAATTTAATCTGCGCCGCTTGATGAAGGCAAAACTTCCGCCGGGGCTGTAA
- a CDS encoding adenosine deaminase family protein codes for MKKVPSEFLKRIPKADLHVHLDGSLRLSTLIELSKKEGVELPDYTEKGLRQKVFKDKYASLVEYLKGFSYTGAVMQNAENIERIAYELGQDAIAEGVRYLEVRFAPQLHANEKLTAQEAVRAVVCGLRRAQKEHNSSAAVKKGEDLEFYFGIIACAMRNFNQFMSPYYAGLIKALSQSSKSEIFSIASLELAKMVVKLAKEEKLPVVGFDLAGEEAGYPAADHLDAYRYVHKHFIRKTVHSGEAYGPESIFQAITDCYANRLGHGTHLFAAEMIKDKKVKNKEEYVNSLADYIASERIGIEVCLTSNLQTLPQIKSVKDHPIKEMIKRGLPVSINTDNRLVSNTTVTKEMELLVRNVNLTPKDLKNIVIAGFKSGFFPGSYIEKRRFVRKVIDRYNALAKEYGIPLY; via the coding sequence TTAATCGAATTGTCTAAAAAAGAAGGCGTGGAACTGCCCGATTATACGGAAAAAGGCCTGCGCCAAAAAGTATTTAAAGACAAGTATGCTTCTTTGGTGGAGTATTTAAAAGGCTTTTCCTATACGGGCGCCGTGATGCAAAACGCCGAAAACATTGAGCGCATTGCCTATGAACTGGGGCAGGACGCCATTGCCGAGGGGGTACGCTATCTGGAGGTGCGCTTTGCGCCGCAGCTGCACGCCAACGAAAAGCTGACCGCGCAGGAAGCCGTGCGCGCCGTGGTGTGCGGCTTAAGACGGGCCCAAAAAGAACACAATTCTTCTGCCGCGGTTAAAAAGGGAGAAGATTTGGAATTTTATTTTGGCATTATCGCCTGTGCGATGCGTAATTTTAACCAGTTTATGTCCCCTTATTATGCGGGGCTGATTAAAGCGCTGTCGCAGTCCAGCAAGAGCGAAATTTTTTCCATTGCTTCGCTGGAACTGGCAAAGATGGTGGTAAAGTTGGCCAAAGAAGAAAAACTGCCCGTAGTGGGGTTTGACCTTGCGGGCGAAGAAGCCGGCTATCCGGCGGCCGACCATTTGGACGCGTACCGCTACGTACATAAACATTTTATCCGCAAGACCGTCCACTCCGGCGAGGCGTACGGCCCGGAATCCATTTTCCAGGCCATTACCGACTGCTACGCCAACCGCTTGGGGCACGGCACGCATTTGTTTGCGGCGGAAATGATTAAAGATAAAAAAGTAAAAAACAAAGAAGAGTACGTCAATTCGTTGGCGGACTATATTGCCAGCGAGCGCATCGGGATTGAAGTATGCTTAACGAGCAATTTGCAAACCTTGCCGCAGATTAAATCCGTCAAAGATCATCCCATTAAAGAGATGATTAAGCGCGGCCTGCCGGTAAGCATCAATACGGACAACCGCCTGGTTTCCAATACGACGGTTACCAAAGAAATGGAACTGTTGGTGCGCAACGTAAACCTGACGCCAAAAGACTTAAAAAACATCGTCATTGCCGGGTTTAAGAGCGGATTCTTCCCGGGCAGTTATATTGAAAAGCGCCGCTTTGTGCGCAAAGTTATAGACCGTTACAACGCCCTGGCCAAAGAATACGGCATTCCGCTGTATTAG
- a CDS encoding chloride channel protein, with protein sequence MLNEHKNNVISIIKWFLLASAVGCVVGVLDAAFLKILDRAISFRNGIPLFYILLPFVLYGVALLGRKVAKRHTDYSTDAVINKINSYRSISFISIFKGFTLSIVTMVMGGSAGKEAPCADVGAGVSSILARWVRMSPQDQRKMMICGVSAGFAGVFGVPISGALFGLEVLWAGHIFYEVMFPALVAGITAFQVTSFLGVDYIYHPLHFVPVFSEQFFLKMIIAGMFFGLISILFIEITKFTRVLFRYIALKTRLFWACVTGGLLLVAVGYFISPLYLGLGMPGIESVLGGAAPESPFGFLYKMITTSVTFAAGGIGGVVTPIFFVGAQAGAMLADFLRVDSATLAALGLVAVLAGTANTPLSASIMAIELFGADIAPYATVACVISFLVTGQQSIYPSQRISLEGGKTGDAPDASSSNYDTPLRPAKIPYRKTMFKQAFKKMVKHLIPNPKGFDDEK encoded by the coding sequence ATGCTTAATGAACACAAAAATAATGTAATTAGCATTATTAAATGGTTTTTGCTGGCGTCCGCCGTCGGGTGCGTCGTAGGCGTATTGGATGCGGCGTTTTTGAAAATTCTAGACCGCGCCATTTCGTTTCGAAACGGCATTCCGCTTTTTTACATTTTGCTTCCGTTTGTGTTATACGGCGTAGCGCTTCTGGGGCGAAAAGTAGCCAAGCGCCACACCGATTACTCAACCGATGCCGTAATCAACAAAATCAACTCCTACCGTTCCATTTCTTTTATTTCTATTTTCAAAGGATTTACCCTATCTATCGTAACGATGGTGATGGGCGGATCCGCCGGGAAGGAAGCCCCCTGTGCAGACGTGGGGGCCGGCGTTTCTTCCATTTTGGCCCGCTGGGTGCGCATGAGCCCGCAAGACCAGCGCAAAATGATGATTTGCGGCGTGAGCGCCGGGTTTGCAGGCGTATTTGGCGTGCCGATATCCGGGGCGCTGTTTGGGCTGGAAGTATTGTGGGCGGGGCATATTTTTTATGAAGTGATGTTCCCCGCATTGGTAGCCGGCATTACGGCCTTTCAGGTAACCTCTTTCTTGGGGGTGGATTATATTTACCACCCGCTTCATTTCGTGCCGGTGTTTTCGGAGCAGTTCTTTTTAAAAATGATTATCGCCGGAATGTTTTTCGGGTTAATTTCCATTTTATTTATTGAAATTACCAAATTTACGCGGGTTCTTTTTCGCTATATTGCCCTTAAAACCCGGTTGTTTTGGGCGTGCGTAACGGGCGGGCTTTTGCTGGTGGCGGTAGGTTATTTTATTTCGCCTCTTTATTTGGGCCTCGGAATGCCCGGCATTGAATCGGTGCTGGGCGGTGCGGCGCCGGAGTCCCCGTTTGGATTTCTGTACAAAATGATTACTACCTCCGTTACCTTTGCCGCCGGCGGCATTGGCGGCGTGGTAACGCCCATCTTTTTCGTAGGGGCACAGGCAGGCGCCATGCTGGCGGACTTTTTGCGCGTAGACAGCGCCACCTTGGCCGCCTTGGGGCTGGTGGCCGTTTTGGCGGGTACGGCCAACACACCGCTTTCGGCCAGCATTATGGCTATTGAACTTTTTGGGGCCGACATTGCCCCGTATGCCACGGTGGCCTGCGTCATCAGCTTTTTAGTAACCGGGCAGCAAAGCATTTATCCCAGCCAGCGCATTTCTCTGGAAGGAGGCAAAACCGGCGACGCACCGGACGCTTCTTCTTCCAATTACGATACGCCCCTGCGCCCGGCCAAAATTCCTTACCGCAAAACCATGTTTAAACAAGCCTTTAAAAAAATGGTTAAACACTTGATTCCAAACCCCAAAGGTTTTGATGACGAGAAATAA